In Longimicrobiaceae bacterium, the sequence CTCCTCCGCGCCCAGCACCGAATCCCACAGTCGATTCAGGAAGCCGTGCGGCCCGGTGATGCCCGCCTCGCGGAAGTCCCCTCCCTCCTGGTAGGGGCCCAGGAACATCAGGTAGGTCCGGAAGGTGTCTGCCCCGAACCTTTCGATGTACTCGTCGGGGACCACGACGTTCCCGCGCGACTTCGACATCTTAGCCCCGTCCTTGATGATCAGGCCGTGGGCGCGGAAGCGCTGGAACGGCTCCTCGAAGTCGATCAGACCGAGGTCCTTCAGCGCCATGGTGACGAAGCGCGCGTAGAGCAGGTGCAGCACGGCGTGCTCGTTCCCTCCGATGTAGCTGTGCACCGGCAGCCACATCCGGGTGAGCTCCGGGTCGAATGGCAGCGCGTCGTTGCTCGCGGACGGGTAGCGCAGGAAGTACCAGGCCGAATCCAGGAACGTGTCCGAGACGTCGGTCTCCCGTCGCGCTTTACCCCCACACGAGGGGCACTCCGTTAGATACCACTCACTGTGGCGCGCGAGCGGCGAGATCCCGGACGCGTCGGGCCGGTAATCCTCGACATAGGGGAGCTGCACCGGCAGCTCGTCTTCCGGTACCGGTACGATGCCGCAGGCGTCGCAGTAGAGGATGGGGATCGGCGGCCCCCAGTACCGCTGACGTGAGATGCACCAGTCGTGGAGCCGGTAATTCACCTGCGGTTCGGCCAGCCCCTGACGACCCAGCTCCTCCACGATCGCCCGGGCCCCGTCCTTCCAATCCAGGCCATCGAAGCGACCGGAGTTCACCAGCGTGCCCGGCCCGACGTACGCTTCCTCGAGCGGCGTATCCGCCGTCTCCCCCTCCGCCGCGATCACGCGGCGGATCGGCAGGCCGAACTTGCTTGCGAACTCGAAGTCGCGCTCGTCGTGCCCCGGGACTGCCATGATGGCGCCCGTCCCGTACTCCATCAGCACGTAGTCGGCGATCCAGACCGGGATCTCCTCCCCCGTCGCGGGATTCACCGCCTTGGCGCCGGTGTCTACACCAGTCTTCTCCTTGTCCGTCTTCTTCCGGGTCACCAGATCCATGGAGGCAGCCCGGCTGCGGTACCCCCTCACGGCTTCTTCGCAATCCGGGGTGGTGATCCGGTCGACCAGCGGGTGCTCCGGAGCCAGGACCATGTAGGTGGCGCCGAAGATCGTGTCCGGCCGCGTGGTGAACACCTCGATGACCGGCCGCTCGGGATGGAGCTGCGCCGGTTGGTGCCGATCCTCGGCCACCCGGGGTCGCGCCAGGGGGAAGCGGATTCGCGCCCCCTCGCTGCGACCGATCCAGTTCTCCTGCGCCTTACGGGTGGTCTCCGACCAGTCGATCCAGGACAGGTTGTCGAGCAGCCGTGGGGCGTACTCGGTGATGCGGAAGAACCACTGCGACAGGTTCCGCATCTCCACCGGGGTGCCGCACCGCTCGCAGGCGCCGCCGATCACCTGCTCGTTAGCCAGCACGGTGTTGCAGGAGGGGCACCAGTTCACCGGCGCCTCCTTCTTCACCGCCAGCCCCGCCTTGAAGAGCTGCAGGAAGAGCCACTGCGTCCAGCGGTAGTACTCCGGGCTGGTCGTGTCGACCGTGTGGTTCCAGTCGTACATGAAGCCGACCCGCTTCAGCTGGCGCGTGAACCGCTCGATGTTCTGCGGGATCAGCTCCATCGGGTGGGTGCCGACCTTGAGGGCAAAGTTCTCCGAGTGGATGCCGAAGGCATCGAAACCGATCGGCTCGAAGACGTCGTACCCGCACAGCCGCTTGTACCGGCCGTAGATGTCCGCGCCCGTGAAGGCGTAGATGTTCCCCACGTGCAGGCCTTCAGCCGACGGGTAGGGGAACATCATCAGGTTGTAGAACGGCCGCCCGTTCCTCCCCCGTTCGCGGAGCTCCTCGTCGGTGTAGCTGTTGACCCCGCGCTCGGCCCAGCGCGCCTGCCACTTCCGCTCGACTTCCGCGGGCGAATAGGTAGCCGTCTCCGGATGATCGGTCATGACGATCCGTTCCAACGTGCTCGGCGCACACCTCCCGTACGGAGGGACGCCGCGGGAGAAAAGCAGATAACCCCGCGCCAGCAACCCTGCTGCGCGGCCTGGAAGCTAATCAGTGACGCAACCCGCGTGAAGAACGGGGCCCGTCGTGCGGGACCCTTTCGAGCGGAGCCCTTTTGATACACCGACGTTGAGGCAGTGGTTCGAACCCGGCGATTGGCTGATCGCTCGAGCCACCGATACGCTCCAGCGGGGGGCACCACCGGCGTTCTGCGCAACGTGGCCGGCGGTTCATGCCGGCGATCTGGAGGGTCTAGGGGTCTCCGCCCTCATTTGCGGGTGGATCCGAACTGTCGCCGGCGAGTCCGTCTGAATTGTCGCTGGCGGGCGAATCCGCACCACCAGTCGCGTATGGATCCGTACCGTCGCTCGCAGACGAATCCGCACTATCGCTGGCGGGCGGATCCATCGACCGTATCAGCCGCTCAACCGCGGCGTAGGGGTCGTCCCGCCGTTCCCGAGCGGAGGCCAGGATGACCTCGAGAGTGCGGCGAAGGTCGCCTCCCATCCGCCGGTAGAGCTCCTCGAAGAGGTCGAGGCGGTGATAATATAGCCGGCGTGAGAGTAGCGTGGCGTTGTTGAGCGGGATGCGCAGGAAGCTCTCGTAGCTGAGCAGAGTCAGGCGCGGGCGTACCTCGGTCCGGAACTTCTCTCGCGCACGCTCGAAGATCTCCTCGCGCCGGGCGAGCTTCTCCGGCGTCCCGATATCCGACCGGTTGTAGAGGGAATCGAGCTCCGTCACCAGCCGGTCCAGGAACTCCCCGTATACGAGCTGGTCCCGCCAGGCCGCGCGCGCCTCAGTACACTCCGGGGCCTCCGTCCCCATCCTCGCGCAGAAGAAAGCCACCGCCCCGCGGCTGCCCACGAATTCTGCCAGGCTCTCGTTGAAGGCGGCCTGACCCGGCACGTACATCGTGTTGTGAGTCAGCTCGTGGATCACGGTCCCGGCAAGGGTCACCGAGTCGTAGCGGAGCAGCGGTGAGACCAGGGGATCGTTGAACCACCCCAGCGTACTGAAAGCGGAGGTCGGACGGAGGTAGGTATCCAACCCCTTCCGTTCCAGGTTGCGAATCGCCTCACGGGCCTTGCGTTCGCTGAAGTACCCCTTGTACGGAACGTGCCCGACGATGGGGAACCACCAGGTGTACGGCTCAAAACGGTCGCGGTAGGCGGCGGAGATGATCAGCGCGAGGGTGTCGGAGTCGAGTCGGGAGAAGGTGGTGTAGCTGTCCCCCGCGTCGAGCCCGAGCGAATCTACCGCGAATTGACGCGCCGCGAGCACCAGGCGGAGCTTCTCGCGCGTTTCGGGGGGTGTGGTGGTGTCGCGGACCAGCTTCGCGATCGACTGTCGGCGGCTGAGGATCTTCGCCTCCTCGTACCCCGCGCGCAGCACGTAGAACGGCGAGCAGCCGGCGAAGGTGCATAACCCCACCAGCAGTAGCGCCGTGCTATACCGCCAGAGGGCTCGGCGGAACGGCGTTCCCGCGGTCGCGAACGGCCCGCCAGAACCCGCTGTCCTCGCTTCAGATTTCATCCCCCCATGCCGATCCTGACAGGGTGCATAGAAGTTTGGTCCTGCCCGATCATTCTCGCTGTAATCGACCCATGGCGCGAAAATATCAGAACGCCACTCCCAGCGGCCATACCATCCTGGTGATCGATGACAGCCCGGACATCGTGCAATCGTGCCGGTCGCTGCTCGAGGCCGAGGGCCACCGCGTTCTCACCGCCACGGACGGGCCATCGGGAATCGCCCTGGCGGAGCGCGAGCATCCCCACCTCATCCTCGTCGACTTCTTCATGCCGGGAATGACCGGGGAGGAAGTGGTACGTGCGATCCGCTCCCGCGACCGCCTCGTCCAGATCATCCTGCAGACGGGGTACTCCGGAGAGAAGCCGGCGCGCATGATGCTCCGCCAGCTGGATATCCAGGGATATCACGACAAGGGCGCGGGGGCGGAGCAGCTTCTGCTCTGGGTGGATTCCGCGCTCAAAGCCTATCGTAGCGCTCTTTCTACGGAGAAGCACCGGCTGGGGCTCCAGTACATCCTGGACATCACCCCGGACCTCCATCGCCTGCAGCCGGTCGACGAGCTCCTGCAGGGGCTTCTCTGGCAGGTGGAAGGGCTGGTGGGCGCCGAAAACTGCTTCCTCGCCACCTACTCCTCCCCGGAGCTGGCCAGGGTCGCGGCTACGGCCGCCAAGACGGAGTCGCTCGAGGGCTTCGTGGCGCTCGCCGATCGGGATGAGCAGCGGACGCAGATGGAGATTCGGGTGGGCACCGGCCGCTTTCGGCCGGGAATCTCGACCGAGTCGCTGCCGGAGCCGGAACGCAGGCTCGTGCGAGAGGCGATGGAGACGGGACGGATCAGCTTCAGCGGTGGCGTGAGCGTGCTCCCGCTGCGCCTCGGCTCCCAGATGCTGGGGGCGATCTTCATCGACCGCCGCCCGGACTACGAGCGGGATCGCGAGCTGCTGGAGATCTTCGCCACCCAGGCCGCCTCTGCGCTGCAGAGTGCCTTGCTGTACGGCGAGAACACGATGCTGTACGACCTGGCGACCAAGGACCCCACCTCGGGCGTCTTCCTGCGGGGGTACGCGATGCAGCAGTTCCAGCAGCAGCTCAAGCGGAGCTACCGCAACAGCCTGCCGCTGTCGGTCCTGATGATGGACCTGGACAAGTTCAAGCCCATCAACGACACGTACGGCCACCTCGCGGGTGACCGGGCCCTGCACGTCGTGGGGCAGCTATTGAGCCGCTCCGTCCGGGAAACCGACTGCGTGGCCCGCTATGGCGGCGACGAGTTCATCGCCATCCTGCCCGACACGCCAGCCGAGGGCGCCGAAATCGTCGCGCGGCGGGTCATGGCCGCGGTCAACGGCGCGCTGGTGCGGACGGAGCGCGGGACCTTTACGGTGCACATGAGCGTGGGCGCCGCCACCCTGCTGCCGATGAACGACGGGCCCAGGTACAATCTGCTGCAGCCCGACGTGCTCGACCGGGTCTCGGGCGAGCTGATCGCCCGAGCGGACGCGGCGCTGTACGTGAGGAAGGGGACCGGAGAGCTCGCCGAAGTGGCCCAGATCACCTGGGACGAGGCGGTGCTGGACTGCGCGGCCTGAGCCGCGAAGTGTAAAGACCCCGGGCCCGCCGCAACGCCCGGACGCGGCGCAGACCCCGCCGCACCCCAAGCCGGCCGCAGACAGCCGACGCAGACCGCAGCGAGCTATTCGGGCAAGCCCTCCAGCTCGGCCGTCGCCTCGGTCTGCCGGCGAGCCACCTCCCGCATGAACTCCAGCAACAACTCTAGCTCGCTGTCGTCGTAGCGGGCGTACAGCCCCTCGAGGCGCCGAGCCAGCCCTTCGAAGTAGGCGCCGATAAAGGATCGCGCCGCGGCTTCGTCCAGACGGACCACCACCCGTCTCCCGTCTTCAGGATCCCGCTCCCGCCGCAGCCACCCGCCTCGCTCCAGCCGGTCCAGGATCCCGGTGACCGACGGCCGGGCGAGCCCCGACCGCTCCGCCAGCTCCCCCGCGGTCTGCGGACCGTAACGCTCCAGCAGGCCCAAGGTCTTCCAGTCACTCGGACCCAGACCGAGCTTCGCTGCCATCGCCGTGTGAAACATCACGGCCGCATCGCTCATCGCCCTGCCGGCAGCCGATAGCTCTTTCAGCAGCTCCTCGCGTCGAGACTTCTCGCGAGGCGCCGTTTCGCGACGCGACTTCGGTCGTTCCCCTCTTGACAACTCACCCTCCCGTTAATTAGTTAGTTCGCTCGAACGAAATAAGGTACGAAGCCGTACTCGCAGTCAAGGAGGTTCCCATGCGAGCGATCGTGATTGGAGGCGGCATAGGCGGGCCGGTGGCGGCGGCGGCCCTGCGGCAGGCGGGGCTCGAGGCGGAGGTCTTTGAAGCGGCGGAGGGACCCGCGGAGACGGAGGGGCTCTTCCTCACCATCGCCGTGAACGGCCTGCGCGTGCTGCGGCAACTGGATCTTCTCGATCCCCTGCTGCGGGCGGATTTGATTCCCACGCCCACCCTCGAGTTCATCAGCTCGAACGGGAAGCGCCTGGGAGCAGTCTCTGCCGGGTGGCTCGACGGTGAAGTGCCGAGCCCCACGCTGATGCGCGGCACCCTTCAGAAGGTACTCGCCGACCAGGCGACCGGCCGCGGAATCGAGATCCACTACGGCCGCAGGCTGGTGGATTACCGCGAGAAGCCGGATGGAGTGGTCGCACGCTTCGCCGACGGTAGCGTAGTGGAGGGCGATCTCCTGGTCGGCGCTGACGGGATTCGCAGCCGAGTGCGGGCAGTCATGGATCCCTCTGCGCCCGCTCCGAGCTACACCGGGCTGCTGAACCTGGGAGGCATCGTGCGGAGCTCGGGTCTCGCACCCACGCCGCACACGATGCGGATGATGTGGGGGAGATTCGCCTTCTTCGGCTACACGGTTCGTCCCGACGGCGAGGCCTGGTGGTTCGCCAACGCCAGCCGTGATAGGGAACCCGCCCGCGGCGAGCTGGACGCAATCTCGACGGACGCCTGGAAGGCCCAGCTGCGTGAGCTCTTCGGTAGGGATGCGGCGTTCGTGCTCGAGCTGATCGAGGCGACCCCGCACATCGGGGCCTTCCCCATCCACGACATGCCGAGCCTGTCCACCTGGCACAGCAAGCGGGTCGTGTTGCTGGGAGACGCCGCGCACGCGGTCTCGCCGAGCGCGGGGCAGGGAGCCTCGATGGCGCTGGAGGACGCCCTGATGCTTGCTCACGCCCTGCGCCGCCACGGCAGGATCGACGATGCGCTGGCGGCGTACGAGGCCGCGCGCAGGCCGCGCGCCGAGCGCGTTGTGGCTAGCGGCCGCCGCCGTGGGGCCTACAAGGCGCCGAAGTCCTGGCTTGCCTTGAAGACGCGCGACCTCATCATGCCCGCGGCGCTGCGGCTGTTCGCGCGCGAAGGGGCGATGTCGTGGGTCCACGACTACCGCATCGACTGGGCGGGTCCAGGCGAGTTGGCGCCGGCGGCGGCGTCCAGCACCACCTCCACGCGGTTCCACCCGCGGACCGAATTGACACGGTAGATGGCGGTAGCGCGCTCCAGCTCCTCGGGGCGTAGGATCCTCTCGCGAACGCTGCCCTCCTCCAGCAGCGCGCGACGCATCACCCCGGGGAGCAACCCACAACGAAGCGGCGGAGTCCAGTGCTCGTCCTCGAGCTGGACGACCAGGTTGCCGTTGGCGAACTCGGTGAGCTCACCGCGCTCGTTGACCATCAGCACCTCGTCGAATCCCGGCCGCTCCGAGAGACGACGCTCGTACGGCTCACGCAGGGTCGTCTTGTGGAAGAGGAATACGTCGTCGCTGCGAACCGGCTCGGCCGCGATGCGTGCGAAGAGCGGCTCTGGCTGTGGAGCGAAGGGAGAGCTCTCCACCGACAATGACCCTTCCGACGAGAGGAGCAGCCGCACCCGGCGGGGATCCGGCTGCCCCTCCGTCGCCGCAGCCAGAGCCGCCCGCGCTTCTGCCGGGTCGAAGGGGTAACCGAAGTAGGCGGCGGAGGCGGCCAGGCGGTCCAGGTGCTGCTCCAGCAGACGATACCCGCTCGCCGGATCGTATAGCAGCGTCTCGAGCAGGGAGAATGGGGGGATGCGGTGGGTGGTGAACGCGGCCTTCTGGAGGCACTCCGCGTACTCCGCGGCGGGCGTCGAATCGTAGGTGATGCCGCTCCCCACCCCCATTTCGAGCCGACCGCCCTCGAACATCAGCAGCGTGCGGATCGGCACGTTGAAGACGACCTCCTCCGGCGTCACGAATCCCACCGCGCCCGTGTACACCCCGCGCGGAGTGCCTTCCAACTCTGCGATGATCTCCATGGTCCGCACCTTGGGTGCTCCGGTCACGGAGCCGCTGGGGAACAGCGCCCGGAAGAGGTCGTACAGCGTGAGGTCGGGACGAGTGCGGGCCCGAATCGTCGTGGTGAGCTGGTGAACCGTCGGATAGGATTCGACCTCGAAGAGGCGGGTCACCTGCACCGAGCCGAACTCCGCTACCCGGCCGGCGTCGTTGCGTAGCAGGTCCACGATCATGAGGTTCTCCGCCCGCTCCTTCCCGGAGCGACGGAGCGCTTCCGCCAACCTGCGGTCCTCGGCCGGCCAGCGACCACGCCGGCAGGTGCCCTTCATCGGTCGCAGCTCCAGCTCATCCCCCGACCAGCGGAAGAAGAGCTCCGGCGAGATGGAGAGGACCGAGACGCCGGGGAGCCGCAGCAGGGCGCAATAGGCGGCCCGTTGAGCGTGTCCAAGGGTGGCGTACAGATCGAAATCGGAGCCCCCTTCGGGCGCCGTGCCCTGCAGCTGGAAGGTGAGGTTCACCTGGTAGGTATCGCCCGCCGCGATCCACTCTCGGACGCGCGCGACTCTCCGCGCGTATTCATCGCTCGCCAGGCTCGCCGTCCAGGGTGGTTCTACGGCGGAGAGGGTCGCTGCAGAAGGCGACGGCGGCCTCACCTCGCGGCGCTCACCGAAAAGGCCGAACCAGAGCAGGGGCAGATCGGTCCGCGCGGGCCGCGTCGTGAGCTTTGGATCGATCGCGGAGGCTGCCTCGTAGGTCACGAACCCTCCCGCGTAGGCTCCCCCCGCTACCACGTTCTCCAACGCGCGCAGGGCGGGCTCCACCTCCGTGGACCGCCACGCCTCGATCACCCCCAGGGGTCTCGACAGCTCCCATCCGCGCCCACCTGCATGAAAGGCGTCGAAGCGCGCGTATGGCTCCCTCTGTTGCTGCTTCATCGAAAAACGCTCCGACATCCATGCCACCAGCGAGGGGGGGGAGGAACCAGCTCTCGCCGTTCCGACCTCCGGTAAGTGGCTGATCGGAAGGGTGAAGCGCGCCCTCCCCCGTGCCGATACTGAACACGGTGCGACGCAATTCGCTCGGCCGGAAGGGAAGCTAGCATAGACCGGCTTTCCGCAGTACGCAAACCCTGTCAGCCCGTCGTTCATGACCCCCGCACTGTCCGCTCAGGCGCCCCGCCTTTCGCCCTTGCATGCCATCGAATCCTTCCGGGAGAGAATCGGCGACTGGTCCGACGGCTACGGCGTCGCCGCGGAAGCTACTGCCTTTCTGGCCGACCAGTTGGCCTCCCCGACGGTGCACATCTACCGCATCGAGCCGATCGCCAACGAGCTGGTCCTCCTCGGACGCTCCGGGAACGGGGAGCGTCGAGGCGAAGCCGTCGGGATGCGACGGCGAGCCGGAACCGGTGTGCTCGCGCGCGCCCTCGCGCAGAAGAGCACACAGAAGGTCCTGAACTCGTACGTGGAGGCCGATTTCGTCAGCAGCCTTCCCGGACAGACGCGATCGGAGGTGGCGGTGCCGGTAATCTCCGGGGAGGTGGTGGTGGGTCTCGTCCACCTTGTATACGAGGGCGGTGCACGACCGCAGGGCGAGGATGTCGATCTGGCGGAGATGGTGGCGGTCCAGCTCGTACCGGTGCTGGAAGGGGCCGGCGCCGATGCGGTGCGCGGCCGGGAGGGGATCATTACCTATGCTTCCCGGCTGGCGAGCCTGCTCGCGAGCAGCGAGGACCTTCCCACTGCACTGCAGCTGGTCGCGGAAGGAGTCCTGGAACTGACCTCCGCCGGCGGCGCCCTGCTCCTCTTCCGCCACGGCAGCCGCCAGGCGCTGGAGCTGGCGGCGTCGGCGGGATCGGTACCTTCCCTCCCCGACGGTCTGATCCCGATGGAGGGAACGATCTTCGGCGAGGTGGTGCGCTCCGGCCGCTCCCGCGCCTGGTGCCGCGCGAGCGGTGACGAGGCGCTCTTCGGGGCGGGAGAGGCGGAGGACGAGGTCCAGAATGCGCTGGTCGTGCCGCTGGTCGCCGCGGGCAAGACTTTCGGGGCGCTCGCCGCCATCAATCGACGCGACGGTGGCAGCTATGCTCCCACCGAAGTCGAAAACCTTCACCTGCTGGCGCGCCACGCCGCCCCCATCGAGCCGATGCGGCAGATCGGCCCCCTTCGGCGGATGCTCTCCGACAATTCGTTGATTGCCGAGGTGGGACGGGCGGTCACCGGCACACTCGGTCTGGACGAGGTCCTCGGGCTGGTGGTTCGCGCTGCCGAGATGCTGGTGGGCGCACGCGGAGTGGCGCTGGGTCTGATCACTGAAGACGGTGAGCACCTGAAGCTCGCCGCTACTAGAGGTACCCTGAGCTCCAGCCAGGGCCAGTCGGTTCCGATACAGGGCACGCTCATGGGGTGGAGCGTCGCCACGGCGTCTCCGGCGATCTCCCCCTGCGTCTCCGATGACCCGCGGGGCTTCGTCCACGACATCCGTCACGGGCCAGGCGTGGTGCTGCCGCTCGAGTCCCGAGCGCGCATCTGGGGTGCGCTCATGGTCACCCGCGCCGAGGGCGCTCCGCCCCCTTCGGACGAGGACCTGGACGCGCTAAGAAAGCTGACGGGCTACGCCTCGATCGCGATCGACAACGCCCAGCTCTATCGCGAGCAGACCGACCTCTCCCGCGCGCTGCGGGCGCAGACGGAGGAGCTGAAGCGAGCCTACTCCGAGCTGCGCGAGAGCCAGGAGCGGCTGGTCGTGTCCGAGAAGATGGCGGCGCTCGGTCGCATCACCGCTGGCATCGCCCACGAGATCAATTCGCCGCTGGGCGGCATCCTCAACTGCCTACAGCTCGCAAACTCGTACGCCAGCGAGTACCAGGCGTCCATCGGGGATCCCGAAGTTACCGCCGAGGATCACGCGGCCATCGCGCACGACTTGCTGGAGGCCATCCGCATGGCGGAAGCGGCCACGCGCAAGGTCGCACAGTTCGTGCGCACGATCAAAGGGCAGACCCGCACCGGCGAGGAGACCGTTCACGCCGCCTTCGGCGTGGCCGAAGAGATCGACACAGTGGTGACGCTGCTCGGCCACGAGCTTCGCAATCGCCACGTGCAGGTGCTGACCGAGGTCGAGCCGGACCTTACGCTGGTCGGCGACCGTGGCAAGTTCTCGTTGATTCTCCAGAACCTCATCAGCAACGCGGTCGACGCCTACGAGGGCGAAGCGGGCGACGTGTGGGTGCGAGCCCGTAATGAAGCCGGCTCGGTGGTCCTCGAGATCGATGACAAGGGTTGTGGCATCCCCGAGGCCATTCGGCCGAAGATCTTCGACTATCTGTTCACCACCAAGGACGTGGGCAAAGGGACGGGGCTCGGCCTGTCGATCGTGCACAGCATCGTCACCTCTCACTTCCACGGGGACATCTCGGTGGTCAGTGAACCCGGGGTGGGCACCCGGTTCACCGTGCGCTTTCCTCCCCTCACCCCGGATCAGAAGTAATGGCGCGCAAATACAGCTCGTCTGTCCAGAGCTCGGGTTACACCCTGCTCGTCATCGACGACAGCCCGGACATCCTGGCGTCGACCCGAGCTTTATTGGAGGCTGAGGGGCACCGCGTGATCACCGCGCCGGACGGACCTGCGGGAATCGAGGCCTTCAACCGCGAACCCATTCAGCTCATCCTGGTCGACTACTTCATGCCCGGGATGACGGGCGAGGAGGTGGTGCGGGAGATCAGGAAGCGCGACCAGCTCGTTCAGATCATCCTCCAGACCGGATACTCGGGTGAGAAGCCCGCCCGGGTGATGCTGCGCGAGCTCGATATCCAGGGGTACCACGACAAAGGGGATGGGGCGGAGCGGCTACTGCTCTGGGTGGACTGCGCCCTCAAGACGTATCGCCACGTACTGGCGATGGAGAAGAACCGCAAAGGGCTGCGCTACATCCTGGACCTCACCCCCGAGCTGCACCGCCTGCAGCCGATGGACGACCTCCTCGAGGGGCTCCTGTGGCAGGTCGAGGCGCTGCTCGGCGCCGACAACTCCTTCGTTGCCACGGTCAATCCCGAGGCGTCCACGCCGAGGCTCGCGGGCGGAAGCAGCGAGGGCTTCGTGGCGCTGGTCGACAACACCGACATGCACATCCGCTTCGGCACCGGCCGCTATCACGGCGCCGACAAGACCGCGGCCCTGTCGGACGGTGAGCAGAGGCTGATCCAGGAGGCACTCCAGCGGGGCGCAGCGTGCGTCGAAGATGAGGCCAGCGCCGTACCCCTCATCCTGGGCAGCCGGACCGTCGGCGTCATCTACCTCGATCGCCGCACCGGTCAGGGGCGCGATCGGGAGCTCCTGGAGATCTTCGCCAACCAGGCTGCGGCCGCGGTGCAGAATTCGCTTCTGTACGACATGGCCACGCTGGACTCCCTCACCGGGGCGTACCTGCGCGGCTTCGCCATCCAGCAGCTCCGCCATGCGCTGAAACGTAGCCTCCGACGGGGAGACGAGCTCTCGCTGCTGATGATCGACCTCGACCGGTTCAAGCAGATCAACGACCGGTATGGTCACCCCGCGGGCGACCGGGCTCTTTCCACGGTAGGCCGCTTCCTCTGCGAATGCGTCCGGGAGAGCGATATCGTCGGCCGCTACGGCGGCGACGAGTTCATCGTGATCCTGCCGGATACTACCGCGGCGGGCGCCGCCATGGCGGCCCAGCGCCTGCTGGATCGCGGCGCGGACCTGCGTGTGGAGGTCGAGGGGACTTCGATCCCCATCCATCTGAGCGTCGGCATCGGCACCGTCTCCCTGGCAACCGATGGAGACGAGCCGCTGCTCGGCGACGATACCCTGGTCGAGACGATCGCGGAGGGGCTCATCGCGCACGCGGACCGCGCCCTCTACTCCGCCAAAGGCACCGGCCGCCCCGGCGAGAGCACGCCGATCTCC encodes:
- a CDS encoding GAF domain-containing protein translates to MHAIESFRERIGDWSDGYGVAAEATAFLADQLASPTVHIYRIEPIANELVLLGRSGNGERRGEAVGMRRRAGTGVLARALAQKSTQKVLNSYVEADFVSSLPGQTRSEVAVPVISGEVVVGLVHLVYEGGARPQGEDVDLAEMVAVQLVPVLEGAGADAVRGREGIITYASRLASLLASSEDLPTALQLVAEGVLELTSAGGALLLFRHGSRQALELAASAGSVPSLPDGLIPMEGTIFGEVVRSGRSRAWCRASGDEALFGAGEAEDEVQNALVVPLVAAGKTFGALAAINRRDGGSYAPTEVENLHLLARHAAPIEPMRQIGPLRRMLSDNSLIAEVGRAVTGTLGLDEVLGLVVRAAEMLVGARGVALGLITEDGEHLKLAATRGTLSSSQGQSVPIQGTLMGWSVATASPAISPCVSDDPRGFVHDIRHGPGVVLPLESRARIWGALMVTRAEGAPPPSDEDLDALRKLTGYASIAIDNAQLYREQTDLSRALRAQTEELKRAYSELRESQERLVVSEKMAALGRITAGIAHEINSPLGGILNCLQLANSYASEYQASIGDPEVTAEDHAAIAHDLLEAIRMAEAATRKVAQFVRTIKGQTRTGEETVHAAFGVAEEIDTVVTLLGHELRNRHVQVLTEVEPDLTLVGDRGKFSLILQNLISNAVDAYEGEAGDVWVRARNEAGSVVLEIDDKGCGIPEAIRPKIFDYLFTTKDVGKGTGLGLSIVHSIVTSHFHGDISVVSEPGVGTRFTVRFPPLTPDQK
- a CDS encoding diguanylate cyclase gives rise to the protein MARKYSSSVQSSGYTLLVIDDSPDILASTRALLEAEGHRVITAPDGPAGIEAFNREPIQLILVDYFMPGMTGEEVVREIRKRDQLVQIILQTGYSGEKPARVMLRELDIQGYHDKGDGAERLLLWVDCALKTYRHVLAMEKNRKGLRYILDLTPELHRLQPMDDLLEGLLWQVEALLGADNSFVATVNPEASTPRLAGGSSEGFVALVDNTDMHIRFGTGRYHGADKTAALSDGEQRLIQEALQRGAACVEDEASAVPLILGSRTVGVIYLDRRTGQGRDRELLEIFANQAAAAVQNSLLYDMATLDSLTGAYLRGFAIQQLRHALKRSLRRGDELSLLMIDLDRFKQINDRYGHPAGDRALSTVGRFLCECVRESDIVGRYGGDEFIVILPDTTAAGAAMAAQRLLDRGADLRVEVEGTSIPIHLSVGIGTVSLATDGDEPLLGDDTLVETIAEGLIAHADRALYSAKGTGRPGESTPISWKQLLSARAA